Proteins encoded in a region of the Nicotiana tomentosiformis chromosome 9, ASM39032v3, whole genome shotgun sequence genome:
- the LOC138898590 gene encoding uncharacterized protein, with translation MHGYAKMMKDLMSRKFHFQDMSTVTLTQTCSAVVMRPIAKKLSDPWSFTIPCMIGSYAFAKALCNLGASINLMPLAIYKRLGIGKARPTSMLLQLADRTVKRPFGILDNVLVQVGKFVFPEDFVILDCRVNEEIPIILGRPFLATGRALIDCETGELKMRLNEEEITFNVQKSMRRPSEFANCSLIEAVDVILEEEDETLNAKDPLAACLMNFDEVNGEDLAEWVLGLEGQRFWKRELEFEPLHLEERKIPPAKPSIEEPPKLELKPLPSHLSPAFCMHKILLKDGHKPSREHQRRLNPNMKEVVKKEVKKWLDAGIIFPISNSNWINPVQCVPKKGGMDVVQNENNELISTRTVT, from the exons ATGCATGGGTATGCCAAAATGATGAAAGATTTAATGTCTCGCAAATTCCACTTCCAAGACATGTCCACTGTTACATTGACACAGACCTGTAGTGCAGTCGTGATGAGACCCATAGCTAAGAAGTTGTCAGACCCATGGAGTTTCACAATTCCATGCATGATAGGcagctatgcttttgctaaagcattgtgtaatttgggggcaagcataaacttgatgcccttggctatctacaaaaggttaggcattggaaaaGCTAGACCCACGTCCATGTTACTACAACTAGCCGACCGGACAGTAAAGAGGCCCTTTGGTATCCTTGATAATGTATTAGTACAGGTTGGGAAGTTTGTGTTCCCGgaagattttgtcattctagactgTCGGGTTaacgaggagattcccataattttgggaagaccattcttggccactgggagagctttaattgattgtgaaactggagAGCTGAAAATGAGACTAAATGAGGAAGAAATAACATTCAACGTGCAGAAATCTATGCGACGACCAAGTgaatttgctaactgctctctaatagaagccgtggatgtaattttggaggaggaagatgagaccttgaatgctaaagaccctctagcagcctGTCTCATGAACTTTGATGAAGTAAATGGAGAGGATTTGGCAGAGTGGGTGCTGGGTCTTGAAGGCCAAAGGTTTTGGAAAAGAGAGctagaatttgagcctttgcacttagaagaaagaaaaattcctccagctaagccatcgatAGAAGAGCCACCAAAATTGGAACTGAAGCCACTACCatctcacctcag CCCAGCCttctgtatgcataagattctactgaaagatggccacaaaccttccagagaacatcaaagaaggttgaacccCAACATGAAGGAAGTTGTGAAAAAGGAGGTGaaaaagtggttagatgcggggatCATTTTCCCTATCTCCAACAGTAACTGGATCAACCCAGTCCAATGTGTGCCTAAGAAAGGTGGGATGGATGTAGTGCAAAACGAGAACAATGAGTTGATatcaacaagaacagtcacgtga
- the LOC104107975 gene encoding uncharacterized protein: protein MGDKKKAGALFVRLVSAAGTGFFYVKKKTKKLQTTQTKLEFRKFDPRVNRHVLFKEEKMK, encoded by the coding sequence ATGGGTGATAAGAAGAAGGCCGGAGCTCTATTCGTGAGGCTCGTTTCAGCTGCTGGAACTGGGTTTTTCTATGTAAAGAAGAAGACCAAAAAGCTTCAAACGACTCAGACGAAACTTGAATTTAGAAAGTTTGATCCTCGTGTGAATCGTCATGTTTTGTTCAAGGAAGAAAAGATGAAGTGA